In Alkalihalobacterium alkalinitrilicum, a genomic segment contains:
- a CDS encoding small acid-soluble spore protein P, which yields MAERNSYKDIRKNAPKGENPGQPAPMKGSKKVKQRNHVGQTDGEG from the coding sequence ATGGCAGAGCGTAACTCATACAAAGATATACGTAAAAATGCTCCAAAAGGAGAAAACCCTGGACAACCTGCTCCTATGAAAGGATCAAAAAAAGTTAAGCAACGGAATCACGTTGGCCAGACAGACGGCGAAGGATAA